A section of the Amycolatopsis sp. AA4 genome encodes:
- a CDS encoding ABC transporter ATP-binding protein has protein sequence MTEVQVSGLTKKYGAKAALHELDLTIESGQFVTLLGPSGCGKTTTLRCLAGLERPSAGRIVMGDRVVVDTARRTFVPADKRRVGMVFQSYALWPHLSVTDNIAYPLKVARMPGRERAQRVREMLDAVGLSDLGKRSVTALSGGQQQRVALARALAARPGIIFYDEPLSNLDSKLRYQMGQQVRSLHNRFETTSVYVTHDQEEAITLSDRIIVMSEGVIVQSGTPSDLYDRPNSAYVADFMGFQNILPGTVTGVRGKTADVRVDDTSLVFSGITTGEVSIGDRADIAFRAAHARLSPDGSGPGRFRGIVERTTYLGSAVNLLVRADGLPMRVRTETAELSAESVPTAGEEHTFAVSPDRAVVIPHENAAPADDEYLTTMTDAAVAPR, from the coding sequence ATGACCGAGGTCCAGGTATCCGGACTCACCAAGAAGTACGGCGCGAAGGCGGCGCTGCACGAACTGGATCTGACGATCGAGTCGGGGCAGTTCGTGACGCTGCTCGGCCCCTCGGGCTGCGGCAAGACCACGACCTTGCGCTGCCTGGCCGGGCTGGAACGGCCGAGTGCGGGCCGGATCGTCATGGGCGACCGGGTCGTGGTCGACACTGCGCGGCGGACGTTCGTTCCCGCGGACAAACGCCGGGTCGGCATGGTGTTCCAGAGCTACGCGCTCTGGCCGCACCTGAGCGTGACGGACAACATCGCGTACCCGCTGAAGGTCGCGCGGATGCCCGGCCGGGAGCGCGCGCAGCGGGTGCGGGAGATGCTGGACGCGGTCGGCCTGTCCGACCTCGGGAAACGTTCGGTCACTGCCCTGTCGGGCGGTCAGCAGCAGCGGGTGGCGCTCGCCCGTGCGCTGGCCGCCCGGCCGGGCATCATCTTCTACGACGAGCCGCTGTCCAATTTGGACAGCAAACTGCGGTACCAGATGGGCCAGCAGGTGCGCTCGCTGCACAACCGCTTCGAGACGACGTCGGTCTACGTGACGCACGACCAGGAGGAAGCGATCACGCTGTCCGACCGGATCATCGTGATGAGCGAGGGCGTGATCGTCCAGTCCGGTACGCCGAGCGACCTGTACGACCGCCCGAATTCGGCGTATGTCGCGGATTTCATGGGCTTTCAGAACATCCTGCCCGGGACCGTGACCGGGGTGCGCGGAAAGACCGCCGACGTGCGGGTCGACGACACGTCGCTGGTCTTTTCCGGGATCACGACCGGTGAGGTTTCCATCGGGGACCGGGCCGACATCGCGTTCCGCGCGGCGCATGCCCGGCTGTCTCCGGACGGTTCCGGTCCGGGGCGGTTCCGGGGAATTGTCGAGCGCACCACTTATCTCGGCAGTGCCGTGAATCTCCTTGTCCGTGCGGACGGTCTCCCGATGCGCGTGCGGACCGAAACGGCCGAGCTGTCCGCGGAATCCGTCCCGACCGCGGGCGAGGAACACACTTTCGCGGTGAGCCCCGACCGCGCCGTCGTCATCCCGCACGAGAACGCGGCCCCCGCCGACGACGAGTACCTGACCACGATGACCGATGCCGCCGTCGCGCCCCGCTGA
- a CDS encoding ABC transporter substrate-binding protein — protein sequence MKFSRTKLRAPALALTAGLLASLTACASAGATKSSTPVEVPGASAAANKYMNELYDKAFAANHTQLVLYGPGVTANQALNDVFTKRFPGIKLLPQDQADAQILTKLDTEAQSGNRIADIYVGGESPQAAAKPNICTTADVRTADPGFKVPTDNDGRLTYFALRYFGFVYNTDQVKKQDAPKNWHDLLDPKWKGKIAVGDMTVPGGIRYILESLMLPENEKKWGRSYLEKLAAQDLQISQSEPMVPTDVASGRFPVGIAVYQGYFEAQKQKGAPIDMVFPLDDGGNYMARSALCLIKDAPHAEAAQLYVNWLYSPEGQKALAEKDNSYGRTPTAPGPPGLPSLDKLPRLPFSNPDPAFNKPYFDFLTQAFKK from the coding sequence ATGAAGTTCTCCCGTACGAAACTGCGCGCGCCGGCGCTGGCGCTCACCGCCGGTCTGCTCGCCTCGCTGACCGCCTGCGCGTCCGCGGGCGCGACCAAGTCGAGTACTCCAGTCGAGGTTCCCGGCGCGTCAGCCGCGGCCAACAAATATATGAACGAGCTGTACGACAAGGCGTTCGCGGCCAACCACACCCAGCTCGTGCTGTACGGGCCCGGCGTGACCGCGAACCAGGCGCTGAACGACGTGTTCACCAAGCGCTTCCCCGGGATCAAGCTGCTCCCGCAGGACCAGGCGGACGCGCAGATCCTGACCAAACTGGACACCGAGGCGCAGAGCGGGAACCGGATCGCGGACATCTACGTCGGCGGCGAATCCCCGCAGGCGGCGGCGAAGCCGAACATCTGCACGACCGCGGACGTGCGCACCGCCGACCCCGGGTTCAAGGTCCCGACCGACAACGACGGCAGGCTCACCTACTTCGCGTTGCGCTACTTCGGGTTCGTCTACAACACCGACCAGGTGAAGAAGCAGGACGCGCCGAAGAACTGGCACGATCTGCTCGACCCGAAGTGGAAGGGCAAGATCGCGGTCGGCGACATGACCGTGCCCGGCGGCATCCGGTACATCCTCGAATCGCTGATGCTGCCCGAGAACGAGAAGAAGTGGGGCCGCTCCTACCTGGAGAAGCTGGCCGCGCAGGACCTGCAGATATCTCAATCCGAGCCGATGGTGCCCACAGACGTCGCCAGTGGCCGGTTCCCGGTCGGCATCGCGGTATATCAGGGCTACTTCGAGGCGCAGAAGCAGAAGGGCGCGCCGATCGACATGGTGTTCCCGCTCGACGACGGCGGCAACTACATGGCGCGCTCGGCGCTGTGCTTGATCAAGGACGCGCCGCACGCCGAGGCCGCGCAGCTGTACGTCAACTGGCTGTACTCGCCGGAAGGCCAGAAAGCCTTGGCGGAGAAGGACAACTCCTACGGCCGCACGCCGACCGCGCCCGGCCCGCCGGGGCTGCCGTCGCTCGACAAGCTGCCGCGGCTGCCGTTCTCGAACCCCGACCCCGCGTTCAACAAGCCGTACTTCGACTTCCTCACCCAGGCGTTCAAGAAGTAG
- a CDS encoding iron ABC transporter permease: MTERLFEHDRRASVRRSVTGGVLKATLLAGLTLIFVYPVAMIVLGAFRDGLPSDNMPFTMSGLLAAFDSPETWHTLWNSIVLVVVCGTISVAGGGLFAWIAANTNVPGRKLLTPIMVINLFVPPLFHTLGWIMLGNAQNGLLNQLGRTLGTHGPLINIQGWGGLILLTSLGYMPFAYLLLLGAFKNRDQSLDEAAAISGAGTVRTFFTITIPSVGPAITGAALLIAVLVFQSFDGPQLIGRQAGIYVFSTQIYHYVRDEAPAEYTKAFALSLVLILLVLLLFLAQRWMLRGRSFTTLTGKTSRRDPQELGPVRWVLSALIVVVVLLNFLLPLFAMVLGSLQPIFGVMSTGLTLDNYVTMLTDPQFSSSLALTAWLAVIGGFGSISIALLTTYVTARRRGLLRSYTSFAVWIPWALPGVVLGLAYMFAVLYLPAFRGLYGSAFLMTLVLVVATIPVSSRIAEGALAQLSPELEEAGRMSGASAGRVLVTIVLRLVIPSFLAGWFLSALFISGNLAVPMLLAPPGLEPVSLTAFQQFLTGEMSRGAALFMIILLAAFAVLALAAVSVKLGGRLLGRERSAGPLSRLTP, from the coding sequence GTGACGGAGCGCCTTTTCGAGCACGACCGGCGGGCGTCGGTGCGCCGCTCGGTGACCGGCGGTGTGCTCAAAGCGACCCTGCTCGCCGGGCTCACGCTGATTTTCGTCTATCCGGTCGCGATGATCGTGCTCGGCGCCTTCCGCGACGGGCTGCCCTCGGACAACATGCCGTTCACGATGAGCGGCCTGCTCGCGGCGTTCGACTCCCCGGAAACGTGGCACACGCTGTGGAACTCGATCGTGCTGGTCGTCGTGTGCGGCACGATCTCGGTGGCCGGCGGCGGGCTGTTCGCCTGGATCGCGGCCAACACCAACGTGCCCGGCCGCAAACTGCTCACGCCGATCATGGTGATCAACCTGTTCGTCCCGCCGCTGTTCCACACCCTCGGCTGGATCATGCTCGGCAACGCGCAGAACGGCCTGCTCAACCAGCTCGGCCGGACGCTCGGCACGCACGGTCCGCTGATCAACATCCAGGGCTGGGGCGGGCTGATCCTGCTGACTTCGCTCGGCTATATGCCGTTCGCGTACCTGCTGCTGCTCGGCGCGTTCAAGAACCGCGACCAGTCGCTCGACGAGGCCGCGGCGATCAGCGGCGCGGGAACGGTGCGGACGTTCTTCACCATCACCATCCCGTCGGTCGGCCCGGCGATCACCGGCGCGGCCCTGCTGATCGCGGTGCTGGTGTTCCAGTCGTTCGACGGGCCGCAGCTGATCGGCCGCCAGGCGGGCATTTACGTGTTCTCGACGCAGATATACCACTACGTCCGGGATGAGGCGCCAGCCGAGTACACCAAGGCGTTCGCGCTGTCCCTCGTGCTGATCCTGCTGGTGCTGCTGCTGTTCCTCGCGCAGCGCTGGATGCTGCGCGGCCGCAGCTTCACCACGCTCACCGGCAAGACGTCGCGGCGCGATCCGCAGGAGCTGGGCCCGGTCCGCTGGGTGCTGTCCGCGCTGATCGTCGTGGTGGTGCTGCTGAACTTCCTGCTGCCGCTGTTCGCGATGGTGCTCGGCAGCCTCCAGCCGATCTTCGGCGTCATGAGCACCGGGCTGACCCTGGACAACTACGTCACGATGCTCACCGACCCGCAGTTCAGCTCGAGCCTCGCGCTCACCGCGTGGCTCGCGGTCATCGGCGGCTTCGGCTCGATCTCGATCGCGCTGCTCACGACGTACGTCACCGCCCGGCGCCGGGGTTTGCTGCGCAGCTACACCTCGTTCGCCGTCTGGATTCCGTGGGCGTTGCCCGGCGTCGTGCTCGGCCTCGCGTACATGTTCGCGGTGCTCTACCTGCCGGCGTTCCGCGGGCTCTACGGTTCGGCGTTCCTGATGACGCTGGTGCTGGTCGTCGCGACGATCCCGGTGTCCAGCCGGATCGCCGAGGGCGCGCTGGCCCAGCTGTCGCCCGAACTGGAGGAGGCCGGCCGGATGTCCGGCGCGAGCGCGGGACGGGTGCTGGTGACCATCGTGCTGCGCCTGGTCATCCCGAGCTTCCTGGCCGGCTGGTTCCTGTCCGCGCTGTTCATCTCGGGCAACCTCGCCGTGCCGATGCTGCTCGCCCCGCCCGGTCTGGAACCCGTGTCGCTGACCGCTTTCCAGCAGTTCCTCACCGGCGAGATGTCCCGGGGCGCGGCGCTGTTCATGATCATTCTGCTCGCCGCGTTCGCCGTCCTCGCGCTCGCCGCGGTGTCCGTCAAGCTCGGCGGCCGGCTCCTCGGCCGCGAACGTTCCGCAGGTCCGCTCTCCCGTCTCACCCCCTGA
- a CDS encoding histidinol-phosphate transaminase: MLLELRSVVDRVLAAPDRSSRGAQPPIRLSQNEMPWAPADVIVAAMTEAARNAHRYPDYHRAAARAAVAGAMGLDAGRIAIDNGSGTLLHALARLVCEPGVHGVRPAPSFEAYAAALSLAGAESTEVGLDANGAMDLDAMLAAIGPETRIVYLCNPNNPTGGLRGVEDIRVFLKSVPSRVLVVVDEAYREFVSAEPVDATVGLLDEFENLVLLRTLSKAHGLAGIRVGYAAAAPRIAEALRRTSVGFALNSVAEAAVIAALSAEGLAVAKERTAVIVSERARVEAALTAANVAFVPSQANFLFLPGDAAELLSRLEARGVLARPFPKAGGARVTIGLPEENDAVLAALI, encoded by the coding sequence ATGCTGCTGGAGCTCCGCAGTGTGGTCGACCGCGTGCTCGCCGCCCCCGATCGCTCGTCCCGCGGTGCGCAGCCGCCGATCCGCTTGTCCCAGAACGAAATGCCGTGGGCTCCCGCCGACGTCATCGTCGCCGCGATGACCGAAGCGGCCCGGAATGCCCACCGCTACCCCGATTACCACCGCGCCGCGGCACGCGCCGCCGTCGCCGGGGCGATGGGTCTGGACGCGGGGCGCATCGCGATCGACAACGGTTCCGGCACGCTGCTGCACGCGCTCGCCCGCCTGGTCTGCGAACCCGGCGTGCACGGCGTCCGTCCGGCACCGTCCTTCGAGGCGTACGCGGCGGCGCTTTCGCTCGCCGGCGCGGAGTCCACAGAGGTCGGTCTCGACGCGAACGGCGCGATGGACCTCGACGCGATGCTCGCCGCGATCGGCCCGGAAACCCGCATTGTCTACCTCTGCAATCCCAACAACCCGACTGGCGGGCTGCGCGGTGTCGAGGATATCCGGGTCTTCCTGAAAAGCGTTCCGTCGCGCGTGCTGGTTGTTGTCGACGAGGCGTACCGCGAGTTCGTGTCTGCCGAACCGGTGGACGCGACTGTCGGATTGCTCGACGAGTTCGAGAATCTCGTGCTGCTGCGGACCCTGTCCAAAGCACACGGTTTGGCGGGAATCCGCGTCGGTTATGCCGCCGCCGCACCGCGGATCGCGGAAGCCCTGCGCCGCACGTCCGTCGGGTTCGCGCTCAACAGCGTGGCCGAGGCGGCGGTCATCGCGGCGTTGAGCGCCGAAGGATTGGCTGTGGCGAAGGAAAGAACCGCCGTCATCGTCTCCGAGCGCGCCCGCGTCGAGGCCGCGCTGACCGCGGCGAACGTCGCGTTCGTGCCCAGCCAGGCGAATTTCCTTTTCCTGCCCGGAGACGCCGCCGAGCTGCTGTCCCGTTTGGAGGCTCGCGGCGTGCTCGCGCGGCCGTTCCCGAAGGCGGGCGGGGCGCGCGTGACGATCGGGCTGCCCGAGGAAAACGACGCGGTGCTCGCCGCCCTGATCTGA
- a CDS encoding FadR/GntR family transcriptional regulator yields MPQITNTAAAVQVARALEDEIVSEGWSAGHFVGRRQELMARFGVAPATLSEAIQLLRARGIVDAKPGPGGGIFVATRSPFTHLSDQLLQLREGKATVENCLRVLDALDGSVLHDAVENASDEDIADISACAETLKAAWDSAEAPTAIWALHARIAQVSPNELLRSLYTNLVDYIIAARLEGVTAPTTQERLRTHLDFAEAVLKRDHELAESAISRHRRPAVAARPS; encoded by the coding sequence TTGCCGCAGATCACGAACACCGCCGCTGCCGTCCAGGTCGCTCGTGCGCTCGAGGACGAGATCGTCTCGGAGGGCTGGAGCGCCGGGCACTTCGTCGGGCGCCGTCAAGAACTGATGGCGCGCTTCGGGGTCGCGCCGGCGACGTTGAGCGAGGCGATCCAGCTGCTGCGCGCCCGCGGCATCGTGGACGCGAAGCCGGGTCCGGGCGGCGGGATCTTCGTCGCGACGCGCTCGCCGTTCACGCACCTGAGCGATCAGCTGCTGCAACTGCGCGAGGGGAAGGCGACGGTGGAGAACTGCCTGCGCGTGCTGGACGCGCTCGACGGTTCGGTGCTGCACGACGCGGTCGAGAACGCGAGCGACGAGGACATCGCTGATATCTCAGCGTGCGCCGAGACGTTGAAGGCGGCCTGGGATTCCGCCGAGGCTCCGACGGCGATCTGGGCGCTGCACGCGCGGATCGCGCAGGTGTCGCCGAACGAGCTTTTGCGCAGCCTGTATACGAATCTCGTCGACTACATCATCGCCGCGCGGCTCGAGGGCGTCACCGCGCCGACCACGCAGGAGCGGTTGCGCACGCACCTCGACTTCGCCGAGGCGGTCCTGAAGCGCGACCACGAGCTGGCGGAGTCGGCGATTTCGCGGCACCGCCGGCCTGCGGTGGCAGCCCGGCCTTCCTGA
- a CDS encoding M20 family metallopeptidase, translating to MPVSSILAESAALLPDLVALRRTLHAHPEAGFALPRTQRTVLTALAPLDLEATPGPHDFTSIVAILRGARPGPSVLLRADMDALRVTEETGLPFASQTPGLMHACGHDLHTAALVGAAKLLNTRRAEIAGSVVFMFEPGEEAGGGARRMIDEGILSGVEAAYGIHVLPGHAGVFTTRPGSVMAGASSLHRSSPPCTPTSLDASQSSIPSCCQ from the coding sequence TTGCCGGTTTCCTCGATCCTCGCCGAGTCCGCCGCCCTCCTGCCCGACCTGGTCGCACTCCGCCGCACCCTGCACGCCCACCCCGAAGCCGGGTTCGCCCTGCCCCGCACCCAGCGGACGGTGCTGACCGCACTGGCCCCGCTGGACTTGGAAGCAACCCCCGGCCCCCACGACTTCACCTCGATCGTCGCGATCCTGCGCGGCGCGCGCCCAGGACCGTCAGTCCTCCTGCGCGCGGACATGGACGCACTGCGCGTCACGGAAGAGACCGGCCTGCCGTTCGCCTCCCAGACGCCGGGATTGATGCACGCCTGCGGCCACGACCTGCACACAGCCGCACTTGTCGGCGCAGCGAAGCTTTTGAACACCCGCCGAGCCGAAATCGCCGGCTCCGTGGTCTTCATGTTCGAACCAGGCGAGGAAGCCGGTGGCGGCGCACGACGAATGATCGACGAGGGAATCCTTTCCGGCGTCGAAGCGGCCTACGGCATCCACGTACTGCCCGGCCACGCTGGCGTATTCACAACCCGCCCCGGCTCGGTCATGGCGGGCGCCAGCAGCCTGCACAGATCATCTCCGCCCTGCACACCTACGTCACTCGACGCTTCCCAGTCTTCGATCCCGTCGTGCTGTCAGTGA
- a CDS encoding M20/M25/M40 family metallo-hydrolase yields the protein MLSVTKMQASDIINAIPDEATLAATIRALSTENVDILAHELPGLANGIASAFGCRAETEFRSVYPVTSNDPQTATHALTVLGDLFGTERAVPLEHPIMASESFSAVLNEIPGAFIFLGTTPNGTDPDTAEMNHSPRAVFDDSVLPDQSAALAALALSHLTHP from the coding sequence GTGCTGTCAGTGACCAAAATGCAGGCAAGCGACATCATCAACGCCATCCCCGACGAAGCAACGCTAGCCGCGACAATCCGCGCACTGTCCACAGAGAACGTCGACATCCTGGCCCACGAACTCCCTGGACTGGCAAACGGAATCGCGTCAGCCTTCGGCTGCCGAGCAGAAACAGAATTCCGGTCGGTCTACCCAGTCACCTCGAACGACCCACAAACCGCAACACACGCGCTGACCGTGCTAGGCGATCTGTTCGGCACGGAACGCGCGGTACCACTGGAACACCCGATCATGGCGTCGGAAAGCTTCTCCGCAGTGCTCAACGAGATCCCCGGTGCCTTCATCTTCCTAGGCACCACCCCGAACGGCACCGACCCAGACACCGCAGAAATGAACCACTCCCCCCGCGCAGTCTTCGACGACAGCGTCCTACCCGACCAGTCAGCAGCACTAGCCGCACTAGCACTAAGCCACCTAACCCACCCCTAA
- a CDS encoding thiamine pyrophosphate-binding protein: protein MPAAGDLIYIHYRHLTRGIRMAQMTGGDALARALISEGVDTVFGIPGVQLDGLTDGMYRERDRLELVVPRHEQATSYMADGYYRASGRPGVAMVVPGPGVLNAGAGMATAYACSSQVMLLAGTIPSPLVGGGLGALHEIPRQTDTVQGLTKWSARPKRVEEIPDLVHEGFRQMRTGRPRPVALELGPDLLHAVADLKPGEPFGVREPEAPERDVVELVRLLAASERPVVHVGGGMRDPRAFKLLARLAELLDAPVVMSENGRGAIDARDPHALPAFALWELRATADLVVSFGSRFLTPFGQQLNVGDARLALVNIDAADLRPPRQPDLAVNADAVAVLGALVERLSPRVAWGAELVRLREDCEARIRKQAGPQMEFVDAIRAALPEGGVFVNELTQIGYVSTYGFPVRAPRSYVWPGYQGTLGYAMPTALGAAVGAGGRPVVAVTGDGGIGWSLQEFATAKKYGIPLVTVLFEDSRFGNVWRIQRDSYGGRFIGSELTNPDFEMLTRAFGLDFALAEDAAAVEKQVSAAIAARRPAVVEVPVDVFPSPWPLIHEKH, encoded by the coding sequence TTGCCAGCTGCCGGAGATTTGATCTATATTCATTATAGACATTTGACGAGAGGGATCCGCATGGCACAGATGACAGGCGGTGACGCGCTCGCCCGGGCGCTCATCAGCGAGGGCGTCGACACGGTCTTCGGCATTCCCGGGGTCCAGCTGGACGGGCTCACCGACGGCATGTACCGCGAGCGCGACCGGCTGGAGCTGGTCGTTCCGCGGCACGAGCAGGCGACGAGTTACATGGCGGACGGCTACTACCGCGCGTCCGGCCGTCCCGGGGTGGCGATGGTCGTCCCTGGTCCTGGTGTGCTGAACGCGGGCGCTGGGATGGCAACGGCGTATGCGTGTTCGTCGCAGGTGATGCTGCTGGCCGGGACGATTCCGTCGCCGCTCGTCGGCGGCGGGCTTGGCGCGCTGCACGAGATTCCCCGGCAGACCGACACGGTCCAGGGGCTGACCAAATGGTCGGCGCGGCCCAAGCGGGTCGAGGAGATTCCGGATCTCGTGCACGAGGGGTTCCGGCAGATGCGGACGGGGCGGCCGCGCCCGGTCGCGCTGGAGCTGGGGCCGGATCTTCTTCATGCGGTGGCGGATCTGAAGCCGGGGGAGCCGTTCGGGGTGCGGGAACCGGAGGCTCCGGAACGGGACGTGGTCGAGCTTGTCCGGTTGCTGGCGGCTTCTGAGCGGCCGGTGGTCCATGTCGGCGGGGGGATGCGGGATCCGCGGGCGTTCAAGTTGCTGGCCCGGCTTGCTGAGCTGCTCGATGCGCCGGTGGTGATGAGCGAGAACGGGCGCGGCGCGATCGACGCCCGGGATCCGCATGCGTTGCCCGCGTTCGCGTTGTGGGAGTTGCGGGCCACTGCGGACTTGGTGGTGTCGTTCGGCAGCCGGTTCCTGACGCCGTTCGGGCAGCAGTTGAATGTCGGGGACGCTCGGCTCGCGTTGGTGAATATCGACGCCGCTGATCTGCGTCCGCCGCGGCAGCCGGATCTTGCTGTTAACGCGGATGCGGTGGCGGTGTTGGGGGCGTTGGTCGAGCGGCTTTCGCCTCGCGTTGCTTGGGGTGCCGAGCTGGTCCGACTGCGGGAGGATTGCGAGGCTCGGATTCGTAAGCAGGCCGGGCCGCAGATGGAATTCGTGGACGCGATCCGGGCGGCGTTGCCGGAGGGCGGGGTTTTCGTCAATGAGTTGACGCAGATCGGGTATGTGTCGACTTATGGGTTTCCGGTGCGGGCTCCACGGTCTTATGTGTGGCCTGGGTATCAGGGGACGTTGGGGTATGCGATGCCTACCGCGCTGGGGGCTGCGGTGGGGGCCGGTGGGCGGCCGGTGGTCGCGGTTACCGGGGACGGGGGGATCGGGTGGTCTCTCCAGGAGTTCGCTACCGCCAAGAAGTACGGGATTCCGTTGGTGACCGTGTTGTTCGAGGACTCTCGGTTCGGGAATGTCTGGCGGATTCAGCGGGATAGTTACGGGGGCCGGTTCATCGGGTCTGAGCTGACTAATCCGGATTTTGAGATGCTTACCCGGGCGTTCGGGTTGGACTTCGCGCTTGCGGAGGACGCTGCGGCGGTGGAGAAGCAGGTGTCGGCGGCGATCGCGGCTCGGCGGCCTGCGGTGGTCGAGGTGCCGGTGGATGTGTTTCCTTCGCCTTGGCCGTTGATTCACGAGAAGCATTGA
- a CDS encoding CdaR family transcriptional regulator → MTLEGQVQAYADRLGRPVIVFDVDFTVIAFSVHDQDVDHARLAIILSHKGSSRARESIRDYRVGQAQGPVRIPPLDGGQSRLVAPVRHEGRLVGYLSSTIPEDDVSAYEDDDELRERRAQIGLLLAAMALGNREDEDRARRLLAALLEGNDDQRVRAADELLASSLLSPVPHYTVISIATPPRAEPSSATLRLVLDRALSSIPVFPTLKAVGAVLGSEAVLLVPYEIDTDRLSTLLAQPAFSGLHAGVGGAHAPLSGVHRSLREARIALRGGDTGCVVHWSELGLDRLLLQLPLEDLDISDLPDAVRRLLDAQSGPDLAQTLETYLDCGCDAQRTALTLHVHRSTLYYRLDRVRAVADVDLADGKVRRELHAGLRIATLAGLR, encoded by the coding sequence ATGACTCTCGAAGGACAGGTGCAGGCCTACGCCGACCGGCTCGGGCGGCCGGTCATCGTGTTCGACGTCGACTTCACGGTGATCGCGTTCAGCGTGCACGACCAGGACGTCGACCACGCCCGGCTGGCGATCATCTTGTCGCACAAAGGATCTTCGCGCGCCCGGGAGTCCATTCGGGACTACCGCGTCGGCCAGGCCCAAGGCCCGGTCCGGATCCCGCCGCTCGACGGAGGACAGTCCCGGCTCGTCGCCCCGGTCCGGCACGAGGGACGGCTCGTCGGCTACCTCTCCTCGACGATCCCCGAGGACGACGTATCCGCTTACGAGGACGACGACGAGCTGCGCGAACGCCGGGCGCAGATCGGCTTGCTGCTGGCCGCGATGGCACTCGGCAACCGCGAGGACGAGGACCGCGCGCGACGGCTGCTCGCCGCCCTCCTCGAAGGCAACGACGACCAGCGCGTCCGCGCCGCCGACGAACTGCTCGCGAGCAGCCTGCTCTCCCCCGTCCCGCACTACACGGTCATCTCGATCGCGACCCCGCCGCGGGCCGAGCCCAGCTCGGCAACGCTCCGGCTCGTCCTGGACCGGGCGCTGTCGAGCATCCCCGTCTTCCCCACGCTGAAAGCCGTCGGCGCGGTGCTCGGCAGCGAGGCCGTGCTGCTGGTGCCGTACGAAATCGACACCGATCGACTGTCGACATTGCTTGCGCAGCCTGCCTTTTCCGGCCTGCACGCCGGGGTCGGCGGAGCGCACGCGCCGCTGTCGGGAGTGCATCGGTCCCTACGAGAAGCCCGGATCGCTTTGCGCGGCGGCGACACCGGCTGCGTGGTCCACTGGTCCGAGTTGGGATTGGACCGGCTGCTGCTGCAACTCCCGCTCGAAGACCTTGATATCTCAGATCTCCCCGATGCCGTACGACGGTTGCTCGACGCGCAGTCCGGACCGGACCTCGCGCAGACTTTGGAGACCTACCTCGACTGCGGCTGCGACGCCCAACGCACCGCGCTGACCCTGCACGTCCACCGCAGCACCCTCTACTACCGGCTGGATCGCGTGCGCGCCGTCGCCGACGTCGATCTCGCCGACGGGAAGGTGCGGCGCGAACTCCACGCCGGACTGCGCATCGCGACGCTCGCCGGTCTTCGCTAG